One window of the Bacteroidales bacterium genome contains the following:
- a CDS encoding ABC transporter ATP-binding protein, with protein MPLHPAIEIHDLIKIYKGTDEPALDGVSLIVPEGEIFGLLGPNGAGKTTTINIVCGILSATAGSVTVSGWESEQNREEIKHIIGVVPQDIALYPTLTAHENLYFIGSMYGLRGKRLRERVNQCLSLFGLEKYGNRLIRTYSGGMKRRINLIAGILHEPRILFLDEPTVGIDVQSRTVIIEYLKKLNKEGTTIIYTSHYMEEAEQLCSLIAIIDQGKIIIQGRPLEMITSRPGYHNLESIFLHMTGKKLRDH; from the coding sequence ATGCCCCTCCATCCTGCCATCGAAATCCATGATCTCATTAAAATTTACAAGGGAACTGATGAACCCGCTTTAGACGGGGTGAGTCTGATCGTGCCTGAAGGTGAGATTTTCGGCTTGCTTGGACCTAATGGAGCCGGGAAAACAACCACAATAAATATCGTTTGCGGCATTCTTTCCGCTACTGCGGGAAGTGTAACGGTTTCCGGATGGGAATCTGAGCAGAACAGGGAGGAAATTAAACACATCATCGGGGTGGTGCCACAGGATATCGCCCTCTACCCGACCCTCACGGCCCATGAAAATTTGTATTTCATCGGGAGCATGTATGGCTTACGGGGAAAACGGCTCAGGGAGCGCGTTAACCAATGTCTTTCCCTGTTCGGCCTGGAGAAATACGGGAACCGTCTCATCCGGACGTACTCCGGCGGGATGAAACGCCGCATCAACCTGATTGCCGGCATCCTGCACGAGCCGCGTATCCTCTTTCTCGACGAACCTACCGTAGGTATTGATGTCCAATCCAGGACTGTGATCATCGAATACCTGAAAAAACTGAATAAGGAAGGGACAACCATCATTTACACGTCTCATTACATGGAAGAGGCTGAACAATTATGTTCCCTCATCGCCATCATCGACCAGGGTAAGATCATCATCCAGGGCCGGCCTTTGGAAATGATCACAAGCCGGCCGGGTTACCACAACCTGGAGAGCATCTTCCTTCATATGACCGGTAAAAAACTAAGGGATCACTGA
- a CDS encoding ABC transporter permease codes for MYRLLASIKKEWLILVRDWAGLGLIFMMPIVLVLVMTLIQDASFRKLDETKITLLYLDEDHDTLGIQVKNGLVKAEYFEVITSLEDRELDEKAVLGQVAQGNYQIGIVIRKGSTDAIRTRGQQMVQQTIFGLDAGTVADTTVKARIIIYYDPAMKNSFRLTVRNALENFTSKIEAGIMFQALSAELAQYLPEPPAPMSGAGSSISYEEIYATDAYSEIIPNSVQHNVPAWTIFAMFFIIIPLTGNLIKERESGLATRLLVMPGNQLQALGAKVTVYVMVGLVQFILMLILGKLVLPLFDLPSLVLGPQKLALFLMALATTLAATGYSVLVGTVARTHDQAAVFGMVSVIILAAIGGIWVPVFMMPNLMQAVSIISPLNWSLDGFYQILLRGGGVREIGANLAALIAFFAINLTAAIWVSGRRVRL; via the coding sequence ATGTACAGGCTGCTGGCTTCCATAAAAAAAGAATGGCTGATCCTGGTGCGCGACTGGGCAGGCCTGGGTTTGATCTTCATGATGCCGATTGTCCTCGTATTAGTCATGACCCTGATCCAGGATGCCTCATTCCGTAAATTGGATGAAACAAAAATAACCCTTTTATACCTGGACGAAGACCATGACACCCTTGGCATCCAGGTAAAGAACGGGTTGGTAAAAGCAGAATATTTCGAAGTGATTACCAGCCTGGAAGACCGGGAACTGGATGAAAAAGCCGTCCTGGGCCAGGTTGCACAGGGGAATTACCAGATAGGCATAGTGATTCGAAAAGGTTCGACAGATGCCATCCGGACCCGGGGGCAGCAAATGGTCCAACAAACCATTTTTGGGCTTGATGCCGGAACCGTTGCAGACACCACGGTGAAGGCAAGGATCATCATTTACTATGATCCGGCCATGAAAAACTCTTTCAGGCTGACGGTGCGGAATGCCCTGGAGAACTTCACTTCGAAGATCGAAGCAGGTATCATGTTCCAGGCACTCTCTGCCGAGCTGGCACAGTATCTGCCGGAACCCCCGGCACCAATGTCCGGCGCCGGCAGCAGCATCAGCTATGAAGAAATTTATGCCACGGATGCGTATTCGGAGATCATCCCCAATTCAGTCCAGCACAATGTGCCGGCCTGGACCATCTTTGCGATGTTTTTCATCATTATCCCCTTAACAGGAAACCTGATCAAGGAAAGGGAAAGCGGACTGGCCACCCGGTTACTTGTCATGCCCGGAAACCAGCTCCAGGCATTGGGAGCAAAGGTGACCGTCTATGTGATGGTGGGGCTGGTCCAGTTTATCCTGATGCTGATCTTAGGTAAGCTGGTACTTCCGTTGTTCGATCTGCCTTCCCTGGTTTTAGGGCCCCAAAAGCTTGCCCTGTTCCTGATGGCGCTGGCTACAACGCTCGCGGCTACCGGTTACAGCGTGCTGGTGGGCACCGTAGCCCGCACGCACGACCAGGCAGCCGTTTTCGGAATGGTATCGGTGATCATCCTCGCTGCCATCGGCGGCATCTGGGTGCCGGTATTCATGATGCCAAACCTGATGCAGGCAGTGAGTATTATCTCACCTCTGAACTGGAGCCTGGATGGGTTTTATCAAATCCTGCTCAGGGGCGGAGGGGTAAGGGAGATCGGAGCTAACCTTGCTGCTTTGATCGCTTTTTTTGCCATAAATTTGACCGCTGCGATTTGGGTTAGTGGCAGGCGGGTGAGACTGTAG
- a CDS encoding acyl-CoA thioesterase encodes MKNDQLISTIEFPVRFSEVDSMQIVWHGHYVKYMEEGREDFGRKFGINYMSIKVNGYMAPIVKLTCDYKKTLSYDDHVIVETRYVDSDAAKIIYSFKIFRASDKELVATGESVQVFLDMNHELVLTVPPFFEAWKKKWGLR; translated from the coding sequence ATGAAAAATGACCAACTCATATCAACCATTGAATTCCCGGTGCGCTTCAGCGAGGTCGACTCGATGCAGATCGTCTGGCACGGGCATTATGTGAAATATATGGAAGAAGGCCGGGAGGATTTTGGCAGGAAATTCGGCATCAACTATATGAGTATCAAAGTAAACGGTTATATGGCGCCGATAGTGAAGCTGACATGTGATTATAAAAAAACACTTTCTTACGACGATCATGTGATTGTGGAAACGCGTTATGTCGACAGCGACGCCGCCAAAATCATCTATTCCTTTAAAATTTTCCGTGCATCCGATAAGGAACTGGTGGCCACAGGCGAGAGCGTCCAGGTTTTTCTCGACATGAACCACGAGCTGGTTCTGACCGTTCCGCCATTCTTCGAGGCCTGGAAAAAAAAGTGGGGCTTACGTTGA